The following coding sequences are from one Streptomyces dengpaensis window:
- a CDS encoding acetoin utilization protein AcuC, protein MSGHAQLMWDEAVTGYDFGPDHPMDPVRLALTRRLIGAFGLDREVDVVAAKPAGESTLRLVHREDYVEAVKAASADPEAADPSYGLGTMDDPAFAGMHEVSALIAGQSVGAAEAVWHGDALHAVNFAGGLHHAMPGGASGFCIYNDASLAIARLLELGAERVAYVDVDVHHGDGVQAAFWEDPRVLTISLHEHPRTLFPQTGWPEETGGDSAEGSAVNVALPAGTGDAGWLRAFHSVVPELMADFRPQVLVTQHGADTHFEDPLAHLAVSLDAQRAVQVACHELAHEYAEGRWVALGGGGYAVVDVVPRSWTHLVAVAAGRAVEPETVIPESWRQEVFARTRQLAPARMTDGRWPVSWKGWEAGYDPADRVDQAVLATRRAVFPLRGLLP, encoded by the coding sequence ATGAGCGGCCACGCACAGCTGATGTGGGACGAGGCGGTAACGGGCTATGACTTCGGTCCGGATCATCCGATGGATCCGGTCCGGCTCGCGCTGACCCGGCGACTGATCGGCGCCTTCGGTCTCGACCGCGAGGTCGACGTGGTCGCGGCGAAACCGGCCGGGGAGTCGACGCTGCGGCTCGTACACCGCGAGGACTACGTCGAGGCGGTCAAGGCCGCGTCCGCCGATCCCGAGGCCGCTGACCCCTCGTACGGGCTCGGGACCATGGACGATCCCGCCTTCGCGGGGATGCACGAGGTGTCGGCCCTGATCGCCGGGCAGTCGGTCGGGGCGGCCGAGGCGGTGTGGCACGGGGACGCGCTGCACGCGGTGAACTTCGCGGGCGGGCTCCACCACGCGATGCCCGGGGGCGCGTCGGGGTTCTGCATCTACAACGACGCCTCGCTGGCGATCGCGCGGCTGCTTGAGCTGGGGGCCGAACGGGTGGCGTATGTGGATGTGGACGTGCACCACGGGGACGGTGTGCAGGCCGCGTTCTGGGAGGACCCCCGGGTGCTGACGATCTCGTTGCACGAGCATCCGCGGACGTTGTTCCCGCAGACCGGGTGGCCGGAGGAGACGGGGGGCGACTCGGCGGAGGGGTCCGCCGTCAATGTCGCGCTGCCGGCCGGGACCGGGGATGCGGGGTGGCTGCGGGCCTTTCACTCCGTGGTGCCCGAGCTGATGGCCGACTTCCGGCCGCAGGTGCTCGTCACGCAGCACGGGGCCGATACGCACTTCGAGGACCCGCTCGCGCACCTCGCCGTGTCGCTTGATGCGCAGCGGGCTGTGCAGGTGGCCTGTCATGAGCTGGCGCACGAGTACGCGGAGGGGCGGTGGGTTGCGCTGGGGGGTGGGGGGTACGCCGTCGTGGATGTCGTGCCACGGTCGTGGACGCATCTCGTCGCTGTCGCGGCGGGGCGGGCTGTTGAGCCCGAGACGGTGATTCCTGAGAGCTGGCGGCAGGAAGTCTTCGCGCGTACGCGGCAGTTGGCGCCCGCACGGATGACTGACGGGCGGTGGCCGGTGTCCTGGAAGGGGTGGGAGGCGGGGTACGACCCCGCCGACCGGGTTGATCAGGCAGTGCTTGCCACGCGGCGGGCCGTGTTTCCGTTGCGGGGGTTGTTGCCGTAG
- a CDS encoding NAD-dependent epimerase/dehydratase family protein — protein sequence MGKVVLVTGVARQLGGRFVRRIQRDPQVDRVIAVDAVPPEHLLGGADFVQADIRQPTIARVLAEHSVDTVVHMDVTGTALGSGSRTTVKETNVIGTMQLLGACQKSPTVKRLVVKSSTNVYGSAPRDPAVFTETTPPKSLPSGGFAKDTVEVEGYVRGFARRRPDVAVCVLRFANILGPSADSPLAAYFSLPVLPTVFGYDPRLQFVHEDDVIDVLRIASHEPERGTLNSGTFNIAGDGVLLLSQCSRRLGRPTVPLLLPALSWAGTAVRTLGVTDFSPEQLRLLTHGRVVATNQMRETLGFKPKYTTAETFADFARSRGPGLLPPEALAGAVDRIAALPHLGGGHPPTQSAT from the coding sequence TTGGGGAAGGTCGTGCTCGTGACCGGAGTGGCCCGGCAGCTGGGGGGCCGGTTCGTACGACGGATCCAGCGTGATCCACAGGTGGACCGGGTGATCGCCGTGGACGCGGTCCCGCCCGAGCACCTTCTGGGCGGCGCCGACTTCGTCCAGGCGGACATCCGGCAGCCCACCATCGCGCGGGTGCTAGCCGAGCACTCCGTCGACACGGTCGTTCACATGGACGTAACGGGCACGGCGCTGGGCTCAGGCAGCCGGACCACGGTCAAGGAGACCAACGTCATCGGCACCATGCAGCTGCTGGGTGCCTGCCAGAAGTCCCCGACGGTCAAGCGGCTCGTCGTGAAGTCCAGCACGAACGTCTACGGGTCCGCGCCCCGCGACCCCGCCGTCTTCACCGAGACCACCCCGCCCAAGTCGCTGCCCAGCGGCGGCTTCGCGAAGGACACGGTGGAGGTCGAGGGGTACGTACGAGGGTTCGCGCGGCGGCGGCCCGACGTGGCCGTGTGTGTGCTGCGGTTCGCGAACATCCTGGGGCCGAGCGCGGACTCCCCGCTCGCCGCCTACTTCTCGCTGCCCGTGCTGCCCACCGTGTTCGGCTACGACCCGCGGCTGCAGTTCGTGCACGAGGACGACGTCATCGACGTGCTGCGGATCGCCTCGCACGAACCCGAGCGCGGGACGCTCAACAGCGGCACCTTCAACATCGCGGGCGACGGCGTCCTGCTGCTCTCCCAGTGCTCACGGCGCCTCGGCCGTCCCACCGTGCCGCTGCTGCTGCCCGCGCTCTCCTGGGCGGGCACGGCGGTGCGTACGCTGGGCGTCACGGACTTCTCGCCGGAACAGCTGCGGCTGCTCACGCACGGCAGGGTCGTGGCCACCAACCAGATGCGCGAAACGCTGGGATTCAAGCCGAAGTACACGACGGCGGAGACCTTCGCGGACTTCGCCCGCAGCCGGGGCCCCGGACTGCTGCCCCCCGAGGCCCTTGCGGGGGCCGTCGACCGGATCGCCGCGCTGCCCCACCTGGGCGGCGGCCACCCCCCGACGCAGAGCGCCACATGA
- a CDS encoding HAD family hydrolase: protein MRYDLVIFDNDGVLVDSEPISNTILAAYLTELGHPTSYEDSIRDYMGAAMHRIHDLVQERSGGRLPDDFDDVFHGRVFAAFERELEPVPGAVQVLEKLAADGVRYCVASSGSHERIRVGHRKTGLDRWFDEGRVFSSQDVGRGKPAPDLFLHAADRMGVPPQKCVVVEDSPLGVQAANAAGMDVYGFTAMTPAAKLAGATRLFGDMGELADLFV, encoded by the coding sequence ATGCGCTACGACCTGGTCATCTTCGACAACGACGGCGTCCTCGTGGACAGTGAGCCGATATCCAACACCATCCTGGCCGCCTATCTCACCGAGCTCGGACACCCGACCTCGTACGAGGACTCGATCAGGGACTACATGGGGGCGGCCATGCATCGCATCCACGACCTCGTCCAGGAGCGTAGCGGCGGGCGGCTGCCGGACGACTTCGACGACGTCTTCCATGGGCGCGTCTTCGCCGCCTTTGAGCGGGAGTTGGAGCCCGTTCCCGGCGCCGTGCAGGTCCTTGAGAAGCTGGCCGCGGACGGCGTGCGGTACTGCGTGGCCTCGTCCGGGAGCCATGAGCGGATTCGGGTGGGGCATCGGAAGACCGGGCTCGACCGGTGGTTCGACGAGGGGCGCGTTTTCAGTTCGCAGGACGTGGGGCGGGGCAAGCCGGCGCCGGATCTGTTTCTGCACGCGGCCGACAGGATGGGCGTACCGCCGCAGAAGTGTGTCGTTGTCGAGGACAGTCCGCTCGGGGTGCAGGCGGCGAACGCTGCCGGGATGGATGTGTACGGGTTCACGGCCATGACGCCCGCCGCCAAGCTGGCCGGTGCCACGCGACTCTTCGGTGACATGGGCGAGTTGGCCGACCTGTTCGTATGA
- a CDS encoding phosphatase — translation MLSTGALRAHLLAARLAGPVATSREESLRSYRLFAARDPRVLLGLDPEWTWQQRDLIELMADKCGVSADPTHTTGHDVIDPERTLAALDAFAERVEEAARNREPVLLGTGHPHRLIGFYAALADALSAAGCTVLTPAQGSCVDITTRFGLRTYNLDYVQGVALVREPGVRDTGRATGAHTHSPLPVRTALAAAAESGGPLPELVIGDHGWVCGAGQLGFEAMGLADTDDPALFVGEAEGRVSVVVPLDDAVRSDYYRPLTRYVLNRACLSQ, via the coding sequence GTGTTGAGCACCGGAGCATTGCGTGCACACCTGTTGGCCGCCCGGTTGGCCGGGCCCGTGGCCACCTCGCGGGAGGAGAGTCTGCGCAGTTATCGGCTCTTCGCCGCCCGTGATCCCCGCGTACTGCTCGGGCTTGATCCCGAATGGACCTGGCAGCAGCGGGACTTGATCGAGTTGATGGCCGACAAGTGTGGGGTTTCGGCCGATCCGACGCACACGACGGGGCATGATGTGATCGATCCCGAGCGGACCCTGGCGGCTCTCGACGCCTTCGCGGAGAGGGTCGAGGAGGCCGCCCGTAACCGCGAACCCGTACTCCTCGGCACCGGTCATCCGCATCGGCTGATCGGTTTCTACGCCGCGCTGGCGGACGCCCTGTCGGCGGCGGGATGTACCGTCCTCACCCCCGCGCAGGGTAGCTGTGTCGACATAACGACCCGGTTCGGCCTACGCACGTACAACCTTGACTACGTACAAGGTGTCGCGCTGGTGCGCGAACCCGGCGTGCGGGACACCGGTCGCGCGACCGGCGCACACACCCACTCACCCCTCCCGGTTCGGACCGCTCTGGCCGCCGCCGCGGAGTCCGGCGGGCCGCTCCCTGAGCTGGTTATCGGAGACCACGGATGGGTCTGCGGAGCAGGTCAGCTGGGGTTCGAGGCCATGGGTTTGGCCGATACGGACGATCCTGCGCTCTTCGTCGGAGAGGCAGAGGGGCGGGTGTCCGTCGTCGTTCCGCTTGATGACGCTGTGCGGTCTGATTACTACCGACCGCTTACTCGCTATGTACTCAATCGAGCGTGTCTGTCACAGTAG
- a CDS encoding lysophospholipid acyltransferase family protein, translating into MADAKVIPFDDDRSRGGAVQRPPRRRTAGSRRKGEPAVVREVQPLPGRVPAQDDVPVTREEQPPQKAPEGSGSGLERRIAGGLSFLRRRLTGEYEIDDFGYDAELTDQVLMSLLRPLYDKYFRVEVKGIENIPSEGGALIVANHSGTLPLDGLMMQVAVHDNHPSGRHLRLLAADLVFMLPVVNELARKAGHTLACAEDAERLLERGELVGVMPEGFKGIGKPFSERYKLQRFGRGGFVSTALRQGTPIIPCSIVGAEEIYPMIGNAKTLARLLGFPYFPITPTFPWLGPLGAVPLPTKWTIQFGEPIPTEGYPPEAAEDPMLMFNLTDQVREQIQHTLYKLLVQRRSVFF; encoded by the coding sequence ATGGCGGACGCCAAGGTCATTCCGTTCGACGACGACCGCTCGCGCGGGGGCGCGGTGCAGCGCCCGCCGCGGCGGCGGACCGCGGGGAGCCGGCGCAAGGGCGAGCCCGCGGTGGTACGCGAGGTACAGCCCCTGCCCGGGCGGGTTCCCGCACAGGATGATGTCCCTGTGACACGTGAGGAACAGCCGCCCCAGAAGGCCCCGGAGGGCTCCGGCAGCGGCCTGGAGCGGCGCATCGCGGGCGGCCTGTCCTTCCTGCGCCGTCGGCTCACGGGCGAGTACGAGATCGACGACTTCGGCTACGACGCCGAGCTCACCGACCAGGTCCTGATGTCCCTGCTCCGTCCCCTCTACGACAAATACTTCCGCGTCGAGGTGAAGGGCATCGAGAACATCCCGTCCGAGGGCGGGGCGCTGATCGTCGCCAACCACTCAGGGACGCTCCCGCTGGACGGCCTGATGATGCAGGTCGCCGTCCACGACAACCATCCCTCGGGCCGCCACCTCCGTCTCCTAGCCGCAGACCTGGTCTTCATGCTGCCGGTCGTCAACGAGCTGGCCCGCAAGGCCGGTCACACCCTCGCCTGCGCCGAGGACGCCGAACGGCTCCTGGAGCGCGGTGAACTGGTCGGCGTGATGCCCGAAGGCTTCAAGGGCATCGGCAAGCCGTTCAGCGAGCGCTACAAGCTCCAGCGCTTCGGCCGCGGCGGCTTCGTCTCCACCGCCCTGCGCCAGGGCACCCCGATCATCCCGTGCTCGATCGTCGGTGCGGAGGAGATCTACCCGATGATCGGCAACGCGAAGACCCTCGCGCGCCTCCTCGGCTTCCCGTACTTCCCGATCACCCCGACCTTCCCGTGGCTCGGCCCGCTCGGCGCCGTCCCCCTGCCCACGAAGTGGACGATCCAGTTCGGCGAGCCGATCCCCACAGAGGGCTATCCGCCGGAGGCGGCCGAGGACCCGATGCTGATGTTCAACCTGACGGACCAGGTCAGAGAACAGATCCAGCACACGCTGTACAAGCTGCTGGTGCAGCGCCGGTCGGTGTTCTTCTGA
- a CDS encoding helix-turn-helix domain-containing protein, with product MAAAGERPLNEVQFLTVAEVASVMRVSKMTVYRLVHSGHLPAIRVGRSFRVPEQAVHEYLRESYVGVETA from the coding sequence ATGGCTGCAGCTGGCGAGAGGCCTCTGAACGAGGTTCAGTTCCTGACCGTGGCGGAAGTCGCCTCGGTGATGCGAGTGTCGAAGATGACCGTGTACCGCTTGGTGCACAGCGGTCATCTGCCGGCGATCCGGGTGGGAAGGTCCTTCCGGGTGCCGGAGCAAGCGGTTCACGAGTACCTCCGTGAGAGCTATGTGGGGGTGGAGACGGCCTGA
- a CDS encoding DUF5667 domain-containing protein, protein MIANVSAHRRAHAFAQALEEQSDQGTAAEQPDGSAPSQAASEQTEQGLLLALATGLGELPKPELDPEVKVVQRAQLVAAMEAMLLEGTAAGGEGPDRSLPEQRSHRARGAHRASGLGKLRPRSRLSKGLAAGGLTVGVAAGAFGGVAAASSDALPGDSLYGLKRGMEDIKLGLAEGDGHRGELYLDQASTRLSEARRLLERGRDGQLDHEAVGEIRRALTGMRHDASEGHRLLHEAYERDGSLGPIQALSAFSQSHRGAWGALRDRLPFQLGDVSSEVSSVFDAIDEEVEPLRSLLPQTPAPEGTGRHRGNSEESAGSPRTDGPAPSTPSGSSSGRHSSGKPNPSSSGSSSDGLLGGNTGGLLDPPKNSASSSPSSSNSSTPGGPDVTLPPLLPGLLPGLGIDGEDTE, encoded by the coding sequence GTGATCGCGAACGTATCGGCACACCGGCGGGCGCACGCCTTCGCCCAGGCCCTGGAGGAGCAGTCCGACCAGGGCACGGCGGCCGAGCAGCCCGATGGATCGGCACCGTCCCAGGCTGCGTCGGAACAGACCGAGCAGGGCCTGCTGTTGGCCCTCGCCACCGGTCTCGGCGAGCTGCCCAAACCGGAGCTGGACCCCGAGGTCAAGGTCGTGCAGCGAGCCCAGCTCGTCGCCGCGATGGAGGCCATGCTGCTGGAGGGCACCGCCGCCGGAGGCGAGGGTCCCGACCGTTCGCTGCCCGAGCAGCGGTCCCATCGGGCCAGGGGCGCGCACCGGGCGAGCGGGCTGGGGAAGTTGCGACCGCGTTCCCGGTTGTCGAAGGGCCTCGCCGCGGGCGGGCTCACCGTCGGTGTGGCTGCGGGAGCCTTCGGCGGCGTGGCCGCGGCCAGCTCCGACGCCCTGCCCGGTGACTCGCTCTACGGCCTCAAGCGGGGCATGGAGGACATCAAACTGGGCCTGGCCGAAGGAGACGGCCACCGCGGCGAGCTCTACCTCGACCAGGCCTCGACGCGACTCAGCGAGGCACGCCGGCTGCTGGAGCGCGGCCGCGACGGACAGCTCGACCACGAGGCCGTGGGCGAGATCCGGCGCGCCCTGACCGGCATGCGGCACGACGCCTCCGAGGGCCACCGCCTTCTGCACGAGGCGTACGAGCGGGACGGCTCACTGGGCCCCATCCAGGCCCTGTCCGCCTTCTCCCAGTCGCACCGCGGGGCCTGGGGCGCACTGCGCGACCGGCTGCCGTTCCAGCTCGGGGATGTGAGCAGCGAGGTCTCGTCCGTCTTCGACGCCATAGACGAAGAGGTCGAGCCGCTACGCTCGCTGCTCCCCCAGACGCCCGCGCCGGAAGGCACGGGCCGTCACCGGGGCAACAGCGAGGAGTCCGCCGGGTCGCCCCGCACGGACGGGCCCGCGCCCAGCACCCCGAGCGGCTCCTCCAGCGGACGCCACAGCAGCGGCAAGCCCAACCCCTCCAGCTCGGGCAGCAGCAGCGACGGCCTCCTCGGCGGCAACACGGGCGGCCTCCTGGACCCGCCCAAGAACAGCGCCAGTTCGTCCCCGTCCAGCAGCAACAGCAGCACACCCGGCGGCCCGGACGTCACGCTGCCGCCCCTGCTGCCCGGCCTCCTGCCGGGCCTGGGCATCGACGGCGAGGACACCGAGTAG
- a CDS encoding MFS transporter has translation MTDVLRRGRASLAFSFFVQGVAFALLVTRIPAIQDRYGVSDALLPAFLAAVPILAGAGSVATEHLVKRIRPSRLLRWSQPVVLLALLGVAAGDQVAELAVALGAFGLAVGVLDASMNMLGVSLQWTYGRSIMLGFHAAYSLGGIVGASLAWAGAYWHLSLLVSYLPVVLVLLPAAFVGSRWYVDGGAPDEKEAAEGGPVVFKLLLPLCLVMTFAYIGDSTVSNWSAKYLQDVLGSSEQLATVPYNVYMVMTLAGRAVGDFGVRRFGAVAVVRLGAVVAALGFAVVAVAPGAWVGMLGFTLLGLGLCVIVPQTFAAAGRLFPGASDTAIARLNIFNYVGFLIGSPLVGALGDVWNYRGAMLVPMVLVLVTLGYARSFDPQPDRYGDRHERPRTADVGRGGNGL, from the coding sequence ATGACTGATGTGCTGCGGCGCGGTCGGGCTTCTTTGGCATTCAGCTTCTTCGTTCAAGGCGTCGCCTTCGCGCTGCTCGTGACGCGCATTCCAGCCATCCAGGACCGTTACGGCGTCTCCGACGCGCTGCTGCCCGCCTTCCTGGCCGCCGTGCCGATCCTCGCCGGAGCCGGGAGCGTGGCGACCGAGCACCTGGTCAAGCGCATACGGCCGAGCCGGCTGCTGCGCTGGTCGCAGCCCGTCGTGCTGCTGGCGCTGCTCGGCGTCGCGGCGGGGGACCAGGTGGCCGAACTGGCGGTGGCCCTCGGTGCCTTCGGGCTCGCGGTCGGCGTGCTCGACGCCTCGATGAACATGCTCGGGGTGAGCCTGCAGTGGACGTACGGGCGCAGCATCATGCTCGGCTTTCACGCGGCGTACAGCCTCGGTGGGATCGTCGGCGCCTCGCTCGCGTGGGCGGGGGCGTACTGGCACCTCTCGCTCCTGGTGTCGTATCTGCCGGTCGTGCTGGTGCTGCTGCCCGCGGCGTTCGTCGGGAGTCGGTGGTACGTCGACGGGGGCGCCCCCGATGAGAAGGAGGCGGCCGAGGGCGGGCCCGTCGTCTTCAAGCTGTTGCTGCCGCTCTGTCTGGTGATGACGTTCGCGTACATCGGGGACTCGACGGTCTCCAACTGGAGTGCGAAGTATCTGCAGGACGTGCTGGGCAGTTCGGAGCAGCTGGCGACGGTTCCGTACAACGTGTACATGGTGATGACCCTGGCGGGGCGTGCCGTCGGGGACTTCGGGGTGCGGCGGTTCGGTGCCGTGGCCGTCGTACGCCTGGGGGCGGTCGTCGCGGCGCTCGGGTTCGCCGTGGTGGCGGTGGCGCCCGGGGCGTGGGTGGGGATGCTGGGGTTCACTCTGCTGGGGCTCGGGCTGTGTGTGATCGTGCCGCAGACCTTCGCGGCCGCCGGGCGGCTCTTCCCGGGGGCTTCGGACACCGCCATCGCGCGGCTCAACATCTTCAACTACGTGGGGTTCCTGATCGGTTCGCCGTTGGTGGGCGCGTTGGGGGACGTCTGGAACTACCGCGGCGCCATGCTCGTACCGATGGTGCTCGTCCTGGTGACCTTGGGGTATGCCCGGTCGTTCGATCCTCAACCGGACCGATACGGTGACCGGCATGAGCGGCCACGCACAGCTGATGTGGGACGAGGCGGTAACGGGCTATGA
- a CDS encoding 30S ribosomal protein bS22, translating to MGSVIKKRRKRMAKKKHRKLLKRTRVQRRNKK from the coding sequence GTGGGCTCTGTTATCAAGAAGCGGCGCAAGCGGATGGCGAAGAAGAAGCACCGCAAGCTGCTCAAGCGCACGCGCGTTCAGCGTCGCAACAAGAAGTAG